Part of the Aquipuribacter hungaricus genome, GCGCGGTTCACCATGAGCTCCGGCCCCGTCCGCGACACGCTGCTCCTCGCCTACTCCTGGACCGTGACCACCACGGGCACGGGCACCGTGTCGTGGTCCCTGCTCGAGCGCGGCCGCATGACCACCGAGATGGACGGCAGCTACGAGCTCGTCGGCGGGGCCGACAGCACGACGGTCACCTACCGGCTCGAGGTCGACGTGTCGATCAGCCTGCCCGGGCTGCTGCGGCGCAAGGCCGAGAAGACGATCACCGACGCCGCCCTCAAGGACCTCAAGACGCGCGTCGAGCGCTGACGTGACCGGCCGGGTCGT contains:
- a CDS encoding SRPBCC family protein, translated to MAQRTESSITVGAPPADVLAVLVDLERYPEWAGGITDVEVLERDADGRPSTARFTMSSGPVRDTLLLAYSWTVTTTGTGTVSWSLLERGRMTTEMDGSYELVGGADSTTVTYRLEVDVSISLPGLLRRKAEKTITDAALKDLKTRVER